In Marivirga salinae, a single window of DNA contains:
- a CDS encoding DUF6687 family protein — protein sequence MTDKTFIPFYDIKKYPDEVLVVDAHHPQGFDLSHWRGAPVPKNCEADTSTEIVLKAIQNNLPKLDKKYVTNNHYDIDGFLGVWAVFNPKEALKHYDLLTEMAQIGDFREINFEYSEWKKALKLVCWLNKEEAELFYPPFGAPEIAEKEMEACVPKYIHFLDAFSKVVDLPIAEVPYTEEFNLVLNHLEKIDNQETIDDIRMQIVYANEPLHYYALYSKSQSADMVMSIYSDNRYELEYKYTTWINTTRQHFPRISMEKLCDQLNEIEESGKTWEAEHFTDTAPILRLKGEKLSKKERFQSPCFRPVYASSISPDDFQNICINYFRSHYERLSKGVTLDWKEVRKLNEMVFA from the coding sequence ATGACTGATAAAACTTTCATCCCCTTCTACGACATCAAAAAATATCCTGATGAAGTTTTGGTAGTCGATGCCCATCATCCTCAGGGATTTGATTTATCGCATTGGCGAGGAGCGCCAGTTCCCAAGAATTGTGAAGCAGATACCAGCACTGAAATTGTTTTAAAAGCAATTCAAAACAATCTACCAAAACTGGATAAAAAATATGTCACCAATAACCATTATGATATTGATGGATTTTTGGGTGTATGGGCTGTTTTCAATCCAAAGGAAGCATTAAAGCATTATGATTTATTGACTGAAATGGCTCAGATTGGAGATTTCAGAGAGATTAATTTTGAATATTCTGAATGGAAAAAAGCCTTAAAACTAGTCTGTTGGCTGAATAAAGAAGAAGCTGAATTATTCTACCCTCCTTTTGGTGCTCCTGAAATAGCAGAAAAGGAAATGGAAGCCTGTGTCCCTAAATACATTCACTTTTTAGATGCTTTCAGCAAAGTGGTGGATTTACCTATTGCTGAAGTTCCTTATACAGAAGAATTCAATTTAGTCTTGAACCATCTTGAAAAAATTGATAACCAGGAAACAATTGATGATATCAGGATGCAAATTGTATATGCCAATGAACCATTGCATTATTATGCCCTTTATAGCAAAAGTCAATCTGCTGATATGGTCATGAGTATTTATTCGGATAACCGATATGAATTAGAATATAAATACACCACTTGGATCAATACCACTCGCCAGCATTTCCCAAGAATCAGCATGGAAAAGCTATGTGATCAATTGAATGAAATTGAAGAAAGCGGTAAAACATGGGAAGCAGAACATTTTACAGATACAGCTCCTATTCTGCGCTTAAAAGGAGAAAAATTAAGTAAGAAAGAACGCTTTCAGAGTCCTTGTTTCAGACCAGTTTATGCCTCAAGTATTAGCCCCGATGATTTTCAGAATATTTGCATTAATTACTTTAGAAGCCATTATGAGAGGCTATCAAAAGGTGTAACTTTGGATTGGAAGGAGGTTAGAAAATTGAATGAAATGGTTTTCGCCTAA
- a CDS encoding TonB-dependent receptor yields the protein MLQFTKKWLLTALAVVMSMHLMAQSSISGKVVSQEDNSPLVGASVVIESLQKGSATDIDGNYRINNVNAGKYEIKVSYIGFKQAVKTVQLENQDLTLNFELERDIQITDEVMVSATRADENTPTTFTNIKKAELERQNLGQDMPMLLNYTPSMVTTSDAGAGVGYTGMRIRGSDGTRINVTINGIPINDSESHGTFWVNMPDLASSVDNIQIQRGVGTSTNGAAAFGASVNMQTSTPSQDAFGEVNNSYGSFNTRKHNVIFNSGITNSGWSFEGRLSSIHSDGYIDRATSDMQSYFLSGAYYGDKTIVKALAFGGKEKTYQSWWGTPEARLENNEEGMQEVILNNGYTEDQAENLLNSGRTFNYYLYDNETDNYQQDHYQLHLSHQFTDNIQANAALHYTYGRGYYEQYRNDDDFADYQLNDVVIGDSTISSTDLVRRRWLDNHFYGLTYSLNYQEGDWDVTLGGAYNEYDGDHFGEIIWARFAGESKIRERYYDNYGRKYDFNTFLKANYQLNEKLNMFADMQIRNINYVTQGIDNDLTTIDTGGEYFFFNPKAGLTYSLPNNSQLYASVAVANREPVRNDFVDAPQDVTPQPETLYDYEFGYKKQGSNFSAEAIFYYMDYTNQLVLTGELNDVGSSIRTNVENSYRRGIELIGAYQLTQQLSIGGNATFSQNKIANFTEVIYDYGENWDEYNVIENEYSDTDISFSPNIIAAGEINYQPVRGLKFTLLGKYVGKQYLDNTSNDNRALDPYFVSDFVGSYKFGLPFLKTAELKLMVNNIFNEMYSSNGYTFGYNAGSYEVRENYLYPQAGANYLLGLNLRF from the coding sequence ATGTTACAATTTACAAAAAAGTGGTTATTAACTGCTTTGGCTGTGGTTATGAGTATGCATTTAATGGCTCAAAGCAGCATTAGTGGGAAAGTAGTTTCCCAAGAAGACAACTCGCCTTTAGTGGGTGCAAGTGTAGTGATAGAATCCCTTCAAAAAGGAAGTGCCACTGATATTGATGGAAATTACCGCATCAATAATGTTAATGCCGGTAAATATGAAATCAAGGTTTCTTATATCGGCTTTAAGCAAGCTGTTAAAACAGTACAACTCGAAAATCAGGATTTGACCCTTAATTTTGAATTAGAAAGAGATATTCAGATTACGGATGAGGTAATGGTTTCAGCTACAAGAGCAGATGAAAATACACCTACTACCTTTACCAATATTAAGAAGGCAGAGCTGGAAAGGCAAAATCTAGGACAGGATATGCCTATGCTGTTGAATTACACACCTTCAATGGTGACCACTTCAGATGCTGGAGCAGGGGTTGGTTATACTGGAATGAGAATCAGAGGTAGTGATGGAACTAGAATTAATGTCACAATAAATGGAATTCCAATCAACGATTCGGAATCTCATGGAACTTTCTGGGTGAATATGCCGGACTTAGCTAGCTCCGTGGATAATATCCAAATCCAAAGAGGGGTAGGAACTTCAACTAACGGGGCTGCTGCTTTTGGTGCATCGGTAAATATGCAAACTTCTACTCCATCTCAAGATGCTTTTGGAGAAGTAAATAATTCTTATGGCTCTTTCAACACAAGGAAGCATAATGTGATTTTCAATTCGGGAATTACCAATAGTGGCTGGTCTTTTGAAGGACGCCTTTCTTCCATTCATTCGGATGGATATATAGACCGAGCAACTTCTGATATGCAATCTTACTTCCTTTCCGGTGCTTATTACGGTGACAAAACTATCGTGAAAGCTTTGGCTTTTGGCGGAAAAGAAAAAACTTATCAAAGCTGGTGGGGCACACCGGAAGCTCGTTTAGAAAATAATGAAGAAGGTATGCAGGAAGTAATCCTAAATAATGGTTATACAGAAGATCAAGCTGAAAATCTTCTGAATTCTGGCAGGACATTCAATTACTATTTATATGATAATGAGACTGATAATTATCAGCAAGATCACTATCAACTCCACTTGTCACATCAATTTACTGATAACATACAAGCCAACGCAGCTCTCCACTATACTTATGGTAGAGGTTATTATGAGCAATACAGAAATGATGATGATTTCGCTGATTATCAATTAAATGATGTTGTGATTGGAGACAGCACTATTTCCTCTACTGATTTGGTTAGAAGAAGATGGCTAGACAACCATTTTTATGGCTTGACCTATAGTTTGAATTATCAAGAAGGTGATTGGGATGTTACTTTAGGAGGAGCTTATAATGAGTATGACGGAGATCATTTTGGTGAAATCATCTGGGCAAGATTTGCTGGTGAATCTAAAATTAGAGAGCGTTACTACGATAACTATGGAAGAAAATATGATTTTAACACCTTCCTAAAAGCTAATTATCAACTCAATGAGAAATTGAATATGTTTGCTGATATGCAAATCAGAAATATCAATTATGTTACTCAAGGGATTGACAATGACTTAACTACTATTGACACAGGTGGTGAATACTTTTTCTTTAATCCTAAAGCAGGTTTAACTTACAGTTTACCTAATAACAGTCAATTATATGCTTCTGTTGCTGTAGCTAATAGAGAACCGGTAAGAAATGATTTTGTTGATGCGCCTCAAGATGTAACACCGCAGCCAGAAACTTTATATGATTATGAATTTGGTTATAAAAAACAAGGAAGCAATTTCAGTGCGGAGGCCATTTTCTATTATATGGATTACACTAATCAATTAGTCCTTACGGGGGAATTGAACGATGTCGGGTCAAGCATTAGAACTAATGTGGAAAATAGCTATAGAAGGGGAATAGAATTGATTGGTGCTTATCAATTAACTCAACAATTATCAATAGGTGGTAATGCCACTTTCAGCCAAAATAAAATAGCCAACTTTACAGAGGTAATTTATGATTATGGCGAAAACTGGGATGAATATAATGTGATTGAAAATGAATATAGCGATACAGATATTTCATTCTCTCCAAACATCATAGCTGCCGGAGAAATCAATTATCAGCCAGTGAGAGGATTGAAATTTACGCTACTAGGAAAATATGTAGGGAAACAATATTTGGATAATACCTCTAATGATAATAGAGCCTTAGATCCATATTTTGTAAGTGATTTCGTAGGAAGCTACAAATTTGGCTTACCATTCTTAAAAACTGCAGAGCTGAAATTGATGGTGAATAATATATTTAACGAAATGTATTCTTCAAACGGTTATACATTCGGCTACAATGCCGGATCATATGAAGTAAGAGAGAATTATTTATATCCTCAAGCAGGCGCAAATTATTTATTAGGTTTAAATCTAAGATTTTAA
- a CDS encoding DUF5606 family protein, translating into MTLKDIASVTGKGGLFQVVKPSRTGVILESLDEKKQKLVAHAHDRVSILDEISIYTTDAEGNVPLQKIFNTMHEEFGDDLGIDAKSSKEEIMAFLKHVLPNYDENQVYPSDVKKLVSWYNTLLKEAPEVLTAKGEEKKDEEKE; encoded by the coding sequence ATGACTTTAAAAGATATAGCTTCAGTTACAGGAAAAGGCGGTTTGTTTCAGGTAGTAAAACCTTCAAGAACAGGCGTTATTTTAGAATCCTTAGATGAGAAAAAGCAAAAGCTTGTAGCTCACGCACACGATAGAGTATCCATATTGGATGAAATATCCATTTATACCACTGATGCAGAAGGGAATGTTCCTTTACAGAAGATTTTTAATACTATGCATGAAGAATTTGGTGACGATTTAGGAATAGATGCTAAATCTTCAAAAGAAGAGATTATGGCTTTCTTAAAGCACGTACTACCTAATTACGATGAAAATCAGGTTTATCCTTCTGATGTAAAGAAATTAGTGAGCTGGTATAATACTTTATTAAAAGAGGCACCTGAGGTATTGACTGCTAAAGGCGAAGAAAAGAAAGATGAAGAAAAAGAGTAA